AAACAATAATAGGAATTATGTTTGTCCACCGCCGGTATGGGGTGGACAAACGCGTTAATGGCAAGGAGAGCGGATGGTGAAAGAAGGGAAAAGACTGCTGATCGATGCCGATGTTCAGGCCGTCCTCGAGAAGAGGGGGATCAGGGAAGAGGACATTCAAGAGGTCCTTGATTTCGGAGAGGAAACGGGAAATGTCTACATGCACCCGGACACGGGACATCTTCTGTCCTACTTCACGCCGGCGACGACGACCTATTGGGTCGAGTTCGGCCGGGACGGCGGGGCGTACAGGATATACAGGGCCTATTCCCACCGCATGGAGATACTGCACGGGTTCAACATGCCCGCGAAGAAACAGCAAACGCTTGACTGGACCTGTACGAAGTGTGACAGGAGACTCGAGCTGGCCACGGTGAAGCTGAAATACATGGAGGAGACCTTCGGTGTCGACATACCTGCGTGTCCTTCCTGCCAGCGCATATTTGTAAGCGAGGAAGACGCCACTCAGAGGATGGCCCAGGCCGAGAAGATGCTCGAGGACAAGTAGCGCCTGCCATGGAGAATGATGAACGGAGGGCATGCCTTCAGAGGATGACGGGCGGGACCTTGAGGCCCGGTGGACTCACCCTGACGACGAGGGCCCTCGAACTGTGCCGTGTGCCTCCCGAGGCCCGGGTCCTTGATGCGGGGTGCGGCAACGGTGTGACGCTCAGGCATCTCAGGGAACGATACGGGGTTCGGTGCTGCGGCCTCGACCTTTCCATGGAGATGCTTGCGGCAGCGAGGGACGAGGACGGGGAGGGTTCTCTCGTGCGGGCAAGGATGGAAGAGATTCCCTTCAGGAACGACGCCTTTCAAGGCGTCCTGTGCGAGTGTGTTCTCTCCCACACCAACGCGGAGGTGGTGGTGAGGGAGTTCTCCAGGATCGTGGAAGAAGGCGGCTTCCTCATTCTTTCCGACCTGTATCGCCTCTTTCCCGGGTCGGCTGCGCCGCAGGGCATGGAGGTCCTTGGCAGGGACCGTCTGGAGGAATGCCTGACCCGGTCTGGTTTCGATATCGTGACCTGGGAGGACAGGACCGCCGACCTCAGGAGGCTGGCGGCCGAGCTCATCATGTCGGGCTGCTCGTTGCCGCCGTACCATGTGGCCGCCGGGGCTGCTCCCGCAAAGGCATTCCATGACTGGAGGGGCATCGGGTACTATCTTCTCGTTGCAAGGAGGACCAATGACAACCAATGCTGATAGTGAAGTGATCGAACTCAACGAACGTGTCCTGGAGGCGGCGAAGCTCAACAGCATGGGCTATTGCTGCACGCAGATAATGGCCATCATGATGTTAAGGAGCATGGGTCGTGAGAACCCGGACCTCGTGCGGGCCGTCGGCGGGTTGTGCAAGGGCATAGTTGACGCCGGGGAGACGTGCGGCGTTCTGTTCGGAGGTGTCTGTCTCATCTCTTTGTTCCTGG
The window above is part of the Syntrophorhabdus sp. genome. Proteins encoded here:
- a CDS encoding DNA-binding protein, with protein sequence MPAKKQQTLDWTCTKCDRRLELATVKLKYMEETFGVDIPACPSCQRIFVSEEDATQRMAQAEKMLEDK
- a CDS encoding class I SAM-dependent methyltransferase, whose protein sequence is MENDERRACLQRMTGGTLRPGGLTLTTRALELCRVPPEARVLDAGCGNGVTLRHLRERYGVRCCGLDLSMEMLAAARDEDGEGSLVRARMEEIPFRNDAFQGVLCECVLSHTNAEVVVREFSRIVEEGGFLILSDLYRLFPGSAAPQGMEVLGRDRLEECLTRSGFDIVTWEDRTADLRRLAAELIMSGCSLPPYHVAAGAAPAKAFHDWRGIGYYLLVARRTNDNQC
- a CDS encoding C_GCAxxG_C_C family protein encodes the protein MTTNADSEVIELNERVLEAAKLNSMGYCCTQIMAIMMLRSMGRENPDLVRAVGGLCKGIVDAGETCGVLFGGVCLISLFLGKGSDDETAKGDLPFAIYDLAEWFERQTKGPYGGKKCVDILTVSPDKKACLKLIVGTYDKVLSILEAYGVRPGETARG